One Lycium ferocissimum isolate CSIRO_LF1 unplaced genomic scaffold, AGI_CSIRO_Lferr_CH_V1 ctg638, whole genome shotgun sequence DNA window includes the following coding sequences:
- the LOC132045232 gene encoding receptor-like serine/threonine-protein kinase NCRK encodes MRVGKEAAIAFIISLVWIQQIVGDEEGRNASVTSKWTCSCHANPSFAVPVNCSSSCDCTIDKSSKNRWICICAADGLPRVAADRNDSSCFTACDCRYGTQLEMQSAKKKISSKVILVILLLCATVITLGFVAASMLCYAYRKDKYSIQRPLFSSDKETSCNSATNLILSPGTSIGEHGGYTGSSNCVAGCVPKASSFFKRKQEVFYGTIIQFSYADLESATNKFSDSNLIGVGASSRVYRGYFKDGKTVAIKRIKTQAGRDADSAFLTEIELISRLHHRHVVPLLGYCSEHHGKHAERLLVFEFMENGNLRDCLDGASGRHLDWSTRVAVAFGAARGLEYLHEAAAPRILHRDVKSTNVLLDDNYTAKITDLGMAKHLQNDGIPSCSNSPARMQGTFGYFAPEYAIVGRASLKSDVFSFGVVLLELITGRQPIHKSANKAEESLVIWATPRLLDSKRVVSELPDPNLKGEFEEEELQVMAYLAKECLLLDPDSRPTMSEVVQILSTIAPETSKRKHFSRDDFKESFSYDNKSYGESSGFVEVEEIKQITSENRSAHCSLPNCEFSHCVEISDAREQVIPAAYVEKLLLPSSNSKCWSSHDDESVDLTEPRFEKFHMPTVRSPGNNMDAVGK; translated from the exons ATGAGGGTTGGAAAGGAAGCTGCAATTGCTTTCATCATTAGCTTGGTCTGGATACAGCAAATTGTTGGCG ATGAAGAAGGGCGTAATGCATCAGTAACAAGTAAATGGACCTGCAGCTGTCACGCCAACCCGAGTTTTGCTGTTCCAGTAAACTGTTCTTCATCCTGTGATTGCACTATTG ACAAATCAAGCAAGAACagatggatatgtatatgtgcagCTGATGGGTTGCCTAGAGTGGCTGCTGATCGTAATGATAGCAGCTGTTTTACAGCCTGTGATTGTCGTTATG GAACTCAGCTTGAAATGCAGTCTGCAAAGAAGAAGATATCCAGCAAAGTTATTTTGGTCATTCTCTTATTATGTGCTACCGTCATAACTCTTGGTTTTGTTGCTGCTTCGATGTTGTGCTATGCCTATAGAAAGGATAAATATTCTATTCAACGACCTCTATTTTCATCCGACAAAGAAACAAGTTGCAACAGTGCTACGAACTTAATACTAAGCCCAGGAACTTCAATTGGAGAACATGGAGGATACACAGGTTCCTCCAACTGTGTTGCAG GTTGTGTTCCCAAAGCATCCagttttttcaaaagaaaacagGAAGTGTTTTACGGAACGATTATTCAATTTTCTTATGCTGACTTAGAGAGTGCAACCAATAAGTTCTCTGATTCTAATTTGATTGGGGTGGGAGCAAGCAGCCGTGTATACCGTGGTTATTTCAAAGATGGAAAAACTGTGGCAATTAAGCGGATTAAAACTCAGGCAGGGCGGGACGCTGACTCTGCTTTCTTGACAGAG ATAGAACTCATATCAAGACTTCATCATCGTCATGTTGTTCCGTTGCTTGGCTACTGCTCTGAGCACCATGGGAAACATGCGGAGAGGCTGCTAGTTTTCGAATTCATGGAAAATGGCAATCTGAGAGATTGTCTGGATGGGGCTTCAGGGAGACATCTGGATTGGAGCACACGGGTCGCAGTTGCTTTTGGAGCTGCACGTGGCTTGGAGTATCTCCATGAAGCAGCTGCACCAAGAATTTTACACCGAGATGTTAAATCTACTAACGTTCTATTGGATGATAACTATACAGCAAAG ATTACTGATCTTGGCATGGCAAAGCACCTCCAAAATGATGGTATTCCTAGCTGTTCCAATTCTCCTGCTCGGATGCAGGGGACATTTGGCTATTTTGCACCTGAATATGCAATTGTTGGAAGAGCTTCTCTGAAGTCGGATGTTTTTAGTTTTGGGGTTGTGCTCCTTGAACTGATTACTGGACGGCAACCAATCCATAAGTCAGCCAACAAAGCAGAAGAGAGCCTCGTGATATGG GCCACCCCTCGTCTGCTAGACAGTAAACGTGTAGTCTCAGAATTGCCAGATCCAAATCTGAAAGGggaatttgaagaagaagaattgcaGGTAATGGCTTACTTGGCTAAGGAGTGTCTTCTATTGGACCCAGATTCTCGGCCAACTATGAGTGAGGTTGTTCAAATCTTGTCAACTATTGCACCCGAAACATCTAAAAGGAAACACTTTTCAAGAGATGACTTCAAG GAATCATTCAGTTATGACAACAAGAGTTATGGAGAAAGTTCTGGCTTTGTTGAAGTCGAGGAGATCAAGCAAATAACATCTGAGAATCGCTCAGCTCACTGCTCGTTGCCAAATTGCGAGTTCAGTCATTGTGTCGAAATTAGTGATGCGAGAGAACAAGTTATTCCAGCTGCATATGTTGAGAAACTGCTCCTCCCAAGCTCAAATTCCAAATGTTGGAGCTCACATGATGATGAATCAGTTGATTTAACTGAACCACGGTTTGAGAAATTTCATATGCCAACTGTTAGATCCCCAGGAAACAACATGGATGCTGTAGGAAAATAG
- the LOC132045236 gene encoding protein CNGC15b has protein sequence MAYGNSRSVRFQDDVESTKYATINGDNVIKVKYKIDGSLLPEPASRKSEKEPDRNGKFLKAKVLSRVFSEDYERVKKKILDPRGPSIRRWNKILLVACLVALFVDPLFFYLPVVQDEVCIDIGTNLEIALTVIRSIADVFYMIQIFVQFRTAYVAPSSRVFGRGELVVDSSKIAKRYYKKGFWIDVVAALPLPQVLIWGIIPNLSGSTMANTKNVLRFIIIFQYFPRLYLIFPLSSQIVKTTGVVTETAWAGAAYNLMLYMLASHVGGACWYLLSIERQEACWRHACSFEEQSCDFGYFDCRRVKDPGRNAWFLSSNITKQCNPNTSDYPFGIYSDAVTANVTTALFFNKYFYCLWWGLKNLSSLGQDLATSTYIGEIAFAIIIATLGLVLFALLIGNMQTYLQSTTVRLEEWRIRRTDTEQWMHHRQLPQELRQSVRKYDQYKWVATRGVDEEALLKGLPLDLRRDIKRHLCYDLVRRVPLFDQMDERMLDAICERLKTALCTQGTCLVREGDPVNEMLFIIRGNLDSYTTNGGRTGFFNSCRIGPGDFCGEELLTWALDPRPGVILPSSTRTVKAVSEVESFALVAEDLKFVAAQFRRLHSKQLRHKFRFYSHQWRTWAACFIQAAWRRHKKRKGAAELRAMENLMNETDSVSGQLDKNAPEPVSGFSVYATRLAASRRGLHKHTDSDSSAVSSLQKPAEPDFSVDEE, from the exons ATGGCTTATGGTAATTCAAGATCCGTAAG ATTCCAAGATGATGTTGAATCGACAAAATATGCAACTATAAACGGAGATAATGTGATTAAAGTGAAGTACAAGATTGACGGATCACTGTTACCTGAGCCAGCTAGTAGAAAGAGTGAAAAGGAGCCTGACAGGAACGGAAAATTCTTGAAGGCTAAAGTATTGTCGCGGGTTTTCTCAGAAGATTATGAAAGAGTGAAGAAAAAGATACTGGATCCTCGTGGACCTTCAATCCGTAGATGGAACAAGATTCTCTTAGTAGCGTGTTTAGTCGCTTTATTCGTGGACCCTCTATTCTTTTACTTGCCGGTGGTCCAAGATGAAGTCTGCATAGATATAGGAACTAATCTGGAAATTGCCCTTACAGTTATTAGATCAATAGCTGatgtcttttatatgattcaGATATTTGTTCAGTTTAGAACCGCTTATGTTGCTCCGTCTTCTCGAGTATTTGGGAGAGGAGAGCTTGTTGTAGATTCTTCAAAGATAGCTAAAAGATACTACAAAAAAGGTTTCTGGATTGATGTCGTTGCTGCCCTGCCCTTACCACAG GTATTAATTTGGGGCATTATCCCTAATTTAAGTGGCTCAACAATGGCGAACACGAAGAATGTGCTTAGATTCATTATCATTTTTCAGTACTTCCCCAGACTTTATCTCATATTTCCGCTTTCCTCACAAATAGTAAAGACTACCGGTGTTGTTACTGAAACAGCATGGGCCGGGGCTGCTTACAACTTGATGCTTTACATGTTAGCCAGCCAT GTTGGAGGAGCTTGCTGGTACCTTCTATCAATTGAGAGACAAGAAGCTTGTTGGAGACATGCCTGCAGTTTTGAGGAGCAATCGTGTGATTTTGGATATTTTGATTGCCGGAGGGTTAAAGATCCAGGAAGAAACGCCTGGTTCTTGTCCAGCAATATTACAAAGCAATGTAATCCTAATACTAGTGATTACCCGTTCGGTATTTACAGTGACGCTGTGACAGCTAATGTGACAACTGCTTTGTTTTTCAACAAATACTTTTACTGCCTGTGGTGGGGCTTGAAGAACCTAAG TTCTCTAGGGCAAGATCTCGCAACAAGCACTTATATTGGAGAAATAGCTTTTGCCATCATAATTGCAACTCTTGGCCTAGTTCTGTTTGCATTGCTGATTGGAAATATGCAA ACGTATCTCCAATCAACAACTGTAAGATTAGAGGAATGGAGAATAAGGAGAACTGATACGGAACAATGGATGCATCATAGGCAGTTACCTCAAGAACTAAGGCAGTCTGTACGGAAGTATGATCAATACAAATGGGTGGCTACAAGAGGAGTCGACGAGGAAGCTCTTCTCAAAGGACTTCCTTTAGATCTCCGTAGAGATATCAAGCGTCATTTGTGCTATGATTTAGTTCGAAGG GTTCCTCTGTTTGATCAAATGGATGAACGGATGCTGGATGCAATATGCGAGAGGCTCAAGACCGCTTTATGCACACAAGGCACTTGTCTTGTGCGCGAGGGTGACCCTGTCAACGAAATGCTCTTCATAATTCGAGGGAATCTTGATTCTTACACCACGAATGGTGGTCGTACTGGTTTCTTCAATTCTTGTCGTATTGGTCCAGGTGACTTCTGCGGTGAGGAACTATTGACATGGGCGCTCGACCCACGTCCAGGTGTGATTCTACCATCATCCACTAGGACAGTAAAAGCGGTTTCTGAAGTAGAGTCGTTCGCCCTAGTAGCAGAGGACTTAAAGTTTGTTGCAGCACAATTTCGGAGGCTACATAGCAAACAACTAAGGCACAAATTTAGGTTCTACTCGCACCAATGGCGTACTTGGGCTGCGTGTTTCATTCAAGCAGCATGGCGAAGACATAAAAAACGAAAGGGTGCAGCCGAGCTTAGAGCGATGGAGAATCTAATGAATGAAACAGACTCGGTAAGCGGACAATTGGATAAAAATGCACCAGAACCTGTATCGGGCTTTTCGGTATATGCAACAAGATTGGCAGCAAGTAGAAGGGGTCTTCACAAGCACACTGATTCAGATTCCAGTGCAGTTAGCTCACTGCAGAAGCCTGCAGAGCCTGATTTCTCAGTTGATGAAGAGTAA